The Chryseobacterium glaciei DNA window GGAACAGATTCGAATTCACTTGCGCTATCAAAGCTTTGGTAACGAGAATTGAATTCTTTTAATTTATTTCTTCTTTCTACAACTCTTTCCTGATCTGCAGTTTTGTTCACGAATGTGAATTCACTTTCAGCAGGTTTTGGAGTTTCGATCTCTGTTTTATTTTCATAAGAAGGTCTCTCTTCAGTTTTTATTTCTTCCTTTGGCTGGTAGAAACGTTCCACTTTTGGAGCTTCTTCTATGATTTGAGCTACTGTATTCGTTGGAGTGCTAAACTCTGCTTTTGGCTGTCCGAAATCAGTTTTGGGCTCATTGATAGGCTCATTTACAAAGAAACTGAACTCAACAGGTTTTTCTTCAGAATAAGAATTCGTAGAAATATTTGTTTTAGGTTCTTGTTTTTTTTCTTCTGTTTCGAATGAGAAAGATTGAATCTCCAGATCATTAGGATCGTTATCTTCATCAAAAGCGAATAGATTGTAAGCATCCTGCTCTTCGTCATCATTTCTCCAAGTCTGAATCGGGCTGTCTAATGTATCTTCCTCTCTATCAGAGAATTTTATTTCAGTTTTAACCTCTTCATCCTCGATAATCATTTTTTTTTCAGTAGAGACAGACTTGAACTGTGGAGTATCATGGTCTTCGTCATCCAATCTGAAAAGATTTTTTCCTCCAAAATCATATCCATGCTCAGGAGCAACCTCTCTTTCTTCTCTTGTTTTAAAAGGAGAAGTTTTATTTGAATCTAATTTATCGTTTAGACTGATTCTTATTTTTTCTGTTGGTCCAGCGAATTTTTTATCGTCATTAGAAAAACCTGTAGCGATAACAAGAACGCTTACTGCATCTCCTAATTCTTCATCAGCACCCACCCCGAAAATGATATCAGCAGTATGTCCTGCTTCTTTCTGGATATGATCCATAATGATACCGATTTCGTCCATTGTAACCTCTTCTTTACCGCTTCTGATCAACAATAGTACATTTTTAGCACCTGTAATTTTATTGTCATTCAATAATGGTGAATCCAATGCTTTTCTTACTGCTTCATCTGCTTTATTTTCACCTGAAGCTGTACCTGTAGACATCAAAGCCGTACCGGAGTTTTGAAGCACAGATTTAGCATCTCTAAAGTCAATATTTACATCAAAGTAACCTGTAATAACCTCTGCCATACCTTTTGCGGCGTTGGTTAAAACTTCATCAGCTTTTGAGAACCCCTGTTTGAATCCGAGGTTACCAAACTGCTGTCTTAGTTTATCGTTATTGATTACAATTAATGAATCAACATTATTTCTTAATTTCTCAAGACCTAATTCAGCCTGCTCTAATCTTCTTTTCCCTTCAAAACTGAAAGGGACGGTAACAATACCTACCGTTAAGATTCCCATATCTTTAGCAACCTTAGCAATAACAGGAGCTGCACCGGTTCCGGTTCCACCGCCCATTCCGGCAGTAATGAAAACCATTTTGGTGTTTTGTCCCATGGCAGCTTTGATCTCTTCAATACTTTCAATCGCTGATTTCTCACCAACTTCAGGATCGGCACCTGCGCCAAGTCCTTCTGTGATGGTAGTTCCCAACTGAACTTTGTTTGAAACCGGGTTATTATCTAAAGTCTGAGCATCTGTATTACAAATCACGAAATCTACCCCGTGAATTCCTTTCTCGTACATGTGTTTCAGTGCGTTGTTTCCACCGCCACCAACACCAATTACCTTTATGATCGATGAATTTCCTTTTGGCAAATCAAATGAAAATCCTTGTGTACCTATATTTTCCATAATATCTGTATTTACTATTCTACTTCTTCAAAGAATTTTTTTACTTTTTCCATAAGCGACTGCCCGAAAGTTAATCTTGCCGCTCTTTTATTTTCCTGTTGTTGAGTCATAACTTCCTGTTCCTGAACCGGAGCCATCTGCTGAGTAACTGCATTATTTTCAGCTACTGTTGCTGCAGTTTCCTGCTGAGGTTTTTCCTGAACGAGTTCTTCTTCTATTATGACAGGTTTTTTATCCCTAATTTTTAAACTTTCCATTAATAATCCAATAGAAGTTGCAAATTCAGGACCTTTTAAATATTGATTTTTATCATTGGCAATATACTCATTTGCAAAACCAATTCTACTATCAAAACCTGTTGTATAATTCGCTAATTGACGAAGATGTTTCAAATTTGATCCACCACCCGTAAGAACAATTCCTGCAATCAGTTTTTTCTTTTGTTCAAATGCTCCGTAAGCCTTTAATTCGGTATTTACCATTTCAAGAATTTCTTCAACTCTTGCATTGATAATCTGAGCTAAAGTTTTCAGTGAAATTTCTTTATCGGGTCTTCCGTGAAGTCCTGGAATAGTAACAAACGTGCTGTCTTTTTCCAATTCGGGAACTGCAGAACCGAATTTTACCTTCAATTGCTCTGCGTGTTTCTCAATGATTGAACAGCCTTCTTTAATATCTTCCGTAATGATCCCGCCACCATAAGGAATTACGCATGTATGACGGATGATATTATCTTTAAATATTGCTATATCTGTAGTACCGCCACCAATATCAACGATGGCAACACCTGCTTCTTTCTCTTCTTTTGTAAGTACCGCTTCTGAAGATGCTAAAGGCTCTAATGTAAGAGCTTCCATTTCCAGACCTGCTTCTCTTACGCATCTTGCGATGTTTCGGATACTGCCCATTTGTCCCACAACAACGTGGAAATTGGCTTCAAGACGCTTTCCGTGCATCCCGACAGGCTCCTGAATTTCACCTTCTGAATCTACTTTATATTCTTGGGGAAGAACATGGATAATTTCTTCTCCGGGAAGCATGACCAGTTTCTTGACCTGATCTTTTAACGCTTCTATGTCGTCATCTGTAATAAATTTGTCGGGATGCTCACGCATAATGTAATCGGAGTGCTGAAGAGAGCGTATGTGCTTCCCTGCAATACCTACCGTAACTTTACGGATAGGAACTCCTGCGCTGGATTGTGCTTCTGCCACAGCCGCCTTGATTGAGTTGATGGTTTGCGAAATATTATTTACAATACCTTTATGAACTCCAAGACTTTTGGCCTTACCAACACCGAGAACTTCTATTTTCCCGTGTGCATTCCTCCTTCCGACAATCGCGACTATCTTTGTTGTCCCGATGTCCAGACCTACTGAATACTCTTGATTTTCCATTGTTTTATATCGATTTGATTTTTTTATTCTATTTTAACCTTTGCCTTTGTTTTCGGCTTTGTTGCCGTAGTTTTCTTCTCTGTTTTTTTTGTTTCTTTTGCCTTGGGTTTGGTTACTGCTTTTGGCTTTGTGCTTTCCTTCGGTTTTTTTGAAGTTGAGCTTGGTTTTTTCGTCTCTTTTTTTACTTCTGCTATTTTAAGTTTAGCTTCTGTGTTTTTTCCTGCCGTGGTTGGCGGAACTTTTGCCAGTTCTAATTTCCCAACTTTTAGAATACTGTCATTACCTTTAAAATAAGGATTCAAAGTGGTAACAATCTGATTCTGATACTTAATAGAGATCATATTGTACTTTAAAGGATCCTGATAAACGAGATATTTCTCTACAAAAGCCTTAAAACCTTTTACTTTTAGGTCTATATTATCTAAATCTCCTATTTCTACTTTATAATTTCCTTCACTTGTCAGAAGATTGTAATCTCCGTTATTGTCTTTTGAGATTCCGATGAAATATTTTTTACTGAAATCATCTTTGTCGATCTTCCCAACCAATTCAGCTAATTTTTCGTATTCATCTTTTTTCACACTTCCTGTCACCAACATGCAAGGATGTGAATAGGTTCTGGAAATAGGAAATTCAATTCCTCTTTCGTCTACATAAAAGTCTTTTCCGTCTTTATTTAATCTGAAAACAGGAACTCTTTGTTTAATATCTAAATTAAGCTTTCCATTGAGGTTTAAGTAGACATTGGCACTATCGACCGCTGGAAGTGAATTAATCTTTTTTTCCAATGCGGGAATATTAAGATCTCCCACTTTTCCTGATGGATTTTCCTTGTTTACAATTGCTCTAATGTCTTTTTCATCAATGAAATAAACCGGAGTTTTCTCATTCATTTTTACAGAAATCTTATTATCCGTAATCTTCTGACCCCCAAATTTCTTCAATGAGAAACTCAGCAGGAAACCTAGAAGGATCACTGTGATAGCAATTTTTAATATTCTGTATTTATTTTTCATTTGTTTTCTTTAAA harbors:
- the ftsZ gene encoding cell division protein FtsZ encodes the protein MENIGTQGFSFDLPKGNSSIIKVIGVGGGGNNALKHMYEKGIHGVDFVICNTDAQTLDNNPVSNKVQLGTTITEGLGAGADPEVGEKSAIESIEEIKAAMGQNTKMVFITAGMGGGTGTGAAPVIAKVAKDMGILTVGIVTVPFSFEGKRRLEQAELGLEKLRNNVDSLIVINNDKLRQQFGNLGFKQGFSKADEVLTNAAKGMAEVITGYFDVNIDFRDAKSVLQNSGTALMSTGTASGENKADEAVRKALDSPLLNDNKITGAKNVLLLIRSGKEEVTMDEIGIIMDHIQKEAGHTADIIFGVGADEELGDAVSVLVIATGFSNDDKKFAGPTEKIRISLNDKLDSNKTSPFKTREEREVAPEHGYDFGGKNLFRLDDEDHDTPQFKSVSTEKKMIIEDEEVKTEIKFSDREEDTLDSPIQTWRNDDEEQDAYNLFAFDEDNDPNDLEIQSFSFETEEKKQEPKTNISTNSYSEEKPVEFSFFVNEPINEPKTDFGQPKAEFSTPTNTVAQIIEEAPKVERFYQPKEEIKTEERPSYENKTEIETPKPAESEFTFVNKTADQERVVERRNKLKEFNSRYQSFDSASEFESVPAFKRKNISIDGTNASDQNINTYLSENNGSMQVRENRFLNKDVD
- the ftsA gene encoding cell division protein FtsA — its product is MENQEYSVGLDIGTTKIVAIVGRRNAHGKIEVLGVGKAKSLGVHKGIVNNISQTINSIKAAVAEAQSSAGVPIRKVTVGIAGKHIRSLQHSDYIMREHPDKFITDDDIEALKDQVKKLVMLPGEEIIHVLPQEYKVDSEGEIQEPVGMHGKRLEANFHVVVGQMGSIRNIARCVREAGLEMEALTLEPLASSEAVLTKEEKEAGVAIVDIGGGTTDIAIFKDNIIRHTCVIPYGGGIITEDIKEGCSIIEKHAEQLKVKFGSAVPELEKDSTFVTIPGLHGRPDKEISLKTLAQIINARVEEILEMVNTELKAYGAFEQKKKLIAGIVLTGGGSNLKHLRQLANYTTGFDSRIGFANEYIANDKNQYLKGPEFATSIGLLMESLKIRDKKPVIIEEELVQEKPQQETAATVAENNAVTQQMAPVQEQEVMTQQQENKRAARLTFGQSLMEKVKKFFEEVE
- a CDS encoding cell division protein FtsQ/DivIB, with translation MKNKYRILKIAITVILLGFLLSFSLKKFGGQKITDNKISVKMNEKTPVYFIDEKDIRAIVNKENPSGKVGDLNIPALEKKINSLPAVDSANVYLNLNGKLNLDIKQRVPVFRLNKDGKDFYVDERGIEFPISRTYSHPCMLVTGSVKKDEYEKLAELVGKIDKDDFSKKYFIGISKDNNGDYNLLTSEGNYKVEIGDLDNIDLKVKGFKAFVEKYLVYQDPLKYNMISIKYQNQIVTTLNPYFKGNDSILKVGKLELAKVPPTTAGKNTEAKLKIAEVKKETKKPSSTSKKPKESTKPKAVTKPKAKETKKTEKKTTATKPKTKAKVKIE